From the Leptospira sp. WS60.C2 genome, one window contains:
- the flgN gene encoding flagellar export chaperone FlgN: MLDWVESLRSLFTTEIDCYKRLLDLEGKKRKAIHAADGKSLESLVKESYHIMVEASELERIRMKTIEDVYEKEKFQKDESSITLTHFLNQMDRESNFKLKTFALELKKVVADLKDAIITNEKLLKTRKEFLQATVDSLQELSREKVYTSHKQPTRRGQSQKGAIILNATA; encoded by the coding sequence ATGTTGGATTGGGTAGAATCACTTAGAAGTTTATTTACTACAGAAATAGACTGTTACAAGCGCCTTTTGGATTTGGAAGGCAAAAAAAGAAAAGCCATCCATGCTGCGGACGGCAAATCTCTCGAGTCCCTCGTCAAAGAAAGTTATCATATCATGGTAGAAGCGTCCGAATTGGAACGAATTCGGATGAAAACCATAGAAGATGTCTATGAAAAGGAAAAGTTTCAAAAGGACGAATCTTCGATCACTCTCACTCATTTTTTAAACCAAATGGATCGTGAGTCCAATTTTAAACTCAAAACGTTTGCGTTAGAACTAAAGAAAGTGGTGGCAGACTTGAAAGACGCCATCATCACAAATGAAAAACTTCTAAAAACACGAAAAGAATTTTTACAAGCAACCGTTGACTCACTTCAAGAGTTATCACGCGAAAAGGTGTATACCTCTCACAAACAACCAACAAGGCGTGGGCAGAGCCAAAAAGGCGCGATCATTTTGAACGCGACTGCCTAG
- a CDS encoding DUF1289 domain-containing protein, producing MDPDSGLCAGCFRTIEEIGNWSKMTEKEKDEVWRELPQRKAGNSTKA from the coding sequence ATGGACCCCGATTCAGGGCTTTGTGCCGGATGTTTCCGGACCATTGAAGAAATTGGGAATTGGTCAAAGATGACCGAAAAGGAAAAAGACGAGGTTTGGAGGGAGCTCCCGCAAAGAAAAGCGGGAAACTCTACCAAGGCTTAG
- a CDS encoding profilin domain protein, with product MKPKSIKPDELNKIFSELKKGDESAIGSYLVKGVRLQISKYNLSGAERVQLLYKRRRAQGLCIVCGKKVTKKNPSTDQLYRLCEEHRNKIDKGSK from the coding sequence ATGAAACCTAAATCGATTAAACCGGATGAGTTGAACAAGATTTTTTCCGAATTAAAAAAAGGAGATGAGTCTGCCATCGGTAGTTATTTGGTAAAAGGAGTTCGTCTTCAAATCAGTAAATACAATTTATCAGGCGCCGAACGAGTTCAGTTGTTATATAAGAGAAGAAGGGCGCAAGGATTGTGCATTGTATGCGGTAAAAAAGTCACAAAGAAAAATCCATCTACAGACCAGCTCTATAGACTTTGTGAAGAGCACCGTAACAAAATTGATAAAGGTTCTAAATAA
- a CDS encoding Mpo1-like protein — protein sequence MEKKYKTLKDFFPFYLEEHSHPFNRALHFVGSSLALGCILGFIATGKWFILGMALVSGYFFAWIGHFFVEKNRPATFTYPFYSFLSDWIMYFKMLTGRIDVEFAKIKSK from the coding sequence ATGGAAAAGAAGTACAAAACACTCAAAGATTTTTTCCCATTCTATTTAGAAGAGCACAGTCACCCGTTTAACCGAGCGTTACATTTCGTTGGCTCTAGCCTTGCTCTAGGCTGCATTCTAGGATTTATCGCTACTGGTAAATGGTTTATCTTAGGTATGGCGCTTGTTAGTGGGTACTTCTTCGCATGGATTGGACATTTTTTTGTCGAAAAGAATCGACCAGCAACATTCACATATCCTTTTTATTCCTTTCTTTCTGATTGGATCATGTACTTTAAAATGTTAACGGGTCGTATTGATGTTGAATTTGCCAAAATTAAGTCAAAATAA
- the aat gene encoding leucyl/phenylalanyl-tRNA--protein transferase: protein MTKRSYDQFFKNPRTWREDLVAVGGDFTVDRLLYAYTHGIFPWSEDPIRWYCLDPRAIFDLNRVHFSKTVLRKIRQKKFRITYNEAFPIVMEGCAYREKENTWITPGFHAGYLQLHKLGWAHSVEVWNADHVLVGGVYGVAIGKFFAGESMFSFESDAGKIALYHLFAKLRESSFELFDTQQLNHVTWQLGAYEIPKLTYLDRLEHAVSDMTPWIIPPSHD, encoded by the coding sequence TTGACCAAAAGAAGTTATGACCAATTTTTCAAAAATCCTCGCACTTGGAGGGAAGACTTAGTTGCCGTTGGAGGTGACTTCACCGTGGATCGTTTGTTATATGCTTACACCCACGGAATTTTCCCTTGGTCAGAGGATCCGATTCGTTGGTATTGTTTGGATCCCCGTGCTATCTTTGATCTCAATCGAGTTCACTTCTCTAAAACAGTTCTTCGAAAAATCAGGCAAAAAAAATTTAGAATCACATACAATGAAGCGTTTCCGATTGTAATGGAAGGTTGTGCTTACCGAGAAAAGGAAAATACTTGGATCACTCCAGGCTTTCATGCTGGTTATTTACAACTTCATAAACTTGGTTGGGCACACTCTGTGGAAGTTTGGAATGCCGACCACGTTCTTGTGGGCGGAGTGTATGGGGTTGCCATTGGTAAGTTTTTTGCAGGCGAGAGTATGTTCTCTTTCGAATCGGATGCGGGAAAAATTGCACTCTATCATTTATTTGCAAAATTGCGAGAATCGAGTTTTGAGTTATTCGACACCCAACAACTCAATCATGTGACCTGGCAATTGGGCGCCTATGAAATTCCAAAATTGACTTATTTAGATCGCTTGGAGCATGCAGTTTCTGATATGACTCCTTGGATCATTCCACCTTCACACGACTAA
- a CDS encoding RNA polymerase sigma factor — protein MKRYQGMVYSQARKAFLSEEEAEDFTQEVFLRAYESLSQFRGEAQFSTWLFQIAKFRLTKVNKKKTHLITDWSDDIASVADKTKPSVVEILDKEETHHNLHSLIAKLPSSYQLPIRLHYFENKPLKEIANDLNIKLNTIKSHIARGKELLRKWWSHEIEG, from the coding sequence ATGAAACGATACCAGGGTATGGTGTACTCGCAAGCTCGTAAGGCATTTCTATCAGAAGAAGAAGCAGAAGATTTCACTCAGGAAGTCTTCCTTAGGGCATATGAGTCCTTGAGTCAATTTCGGGGAGAAGCCCAATTTTCGACTTGGTTGTTTCAAATTGCCAAATTTCGCTTAACAAAAGTTAATAAAAAGAAAACTCATCTTATTACAGATTGGTCAGACGACATCGCAAGTGTTGCTGACAAAACGAAACCTTCCGTTGTTGAAATTTTAGATAAAGAAGAAACACATCATAACTTACATTCTCTAATTGCAAAACTTCCCTCTTCTTACCAATTACCCATACGATTGCACTATTTCGAGAATAAACCTTTAAAAGAAATTGCGAATGATCTAAACATCAAACTGAATACCATCAAAAGTCACATAGCGCGAGGAAAAGAACTGCTTAGAAAATGGTGGTCACATGAAATCGAAGGATAA
- a CDS encoding response regulator: MKILIVDDEEDIAGLIQFHLEEEGFQTEVCHNGMEVLPRLEKNIPDGIILDLMLPGIGGMDLCKRIKEKYPQIPIIMVTAKTGETDVVLGLELGADDYIRKPFNIRELVARVRTVTRRTADPSQEVQGTITTGKIQINPTAHKVFVEGTEIDLTLIEFKLLQLFAGNPGVAFSRDKLLDRIWGKDVFVTDRTVDVNIKRLRDKLLSEKERLETIRGVGYRFRDA; the protein is encoded by the coding sequence ATGAAAATACTGATCGTAGATGACGAGGAAGACATTGCTGGCCTGATCCAATTTCATTTGGAAGAAGAAGGTTTCCAAACCGAAGTTTGCCATAATGGCATGGAAGTTCTCCCTCGTTTAGAAAAAAACATACCTGACGGCATTATCTTAGATTTGATGTTACCTGGCATTGGAGGTATGGATCTCTGCAAACGCATCAAAGAAAAATACCCACAAATTCCCATCATTATGGTCACCGCAAAAACCGGCGAAACCGACGTAGTTTTGGGCCTTGAGTTGGGTGCAGACGATTACATTCGAAAACCATTTAATATCAGAGAACTTGTTGCACGTGTCAGAACTGTGACACGCAGAACTGCGGATCCAAGCCAAGAAGTACAAGGGACGATTACCACTGGAAAAATTCAAATCAATCCAACGGCGCACAAAGTATTTGTCGAAGGAACGGAAATTGACTTAACTTTGATAGAATTCAAACTATTACAATTGTTTGCTGGTAATCCTGGAGTTGCATTTTCTCGAGATAAACTGTTAGATCGAATTTGGGGCAAAGATGTATTTGTTACTGATCGCACTGTAGATGTCAATATCAAACGACTAAGGGACAAATTGCTCTCAGAAAAAGAACGACTCGAAACGATCCGCGGAGTCGGTTATCGATTCCGAGATGCGTAG
- a CDS encoding ATP-binding protein, with the protein MRSFFSTLLLLNWGLLLVLLTLALGVFYIYDLVVPAVRPLILFGFVLIAIFGTFYISTNIAMRVTDPLATVEKKTKEINAGDFGVELSSPDIRELATLASSINEMARRLKVQFLDLTVEKEKFNYLLQNLKEGVFAIDRNHNFLFLNRNIAETLIEKNSQFKEYAPSIKNKELLNFISDKIKSGKEGKTEFQDGLHFYTARIYPIKSDAMVQLYIGVISDITEDRQNQLIREQFFQNASHELKTPITSIKGYAETLEYKLKLAPESNERKFLDAILRNTERLIRIVEDMLTVSRLENHKTVLNLTNVSLFDLVKNVSESLGVLYSQKKQNLVLDIPTNLTVRADRLLLEDLLVNLISNASAYSPEGSDVIVKATTTEESNVIQVIDHGIGISPEDAERIFERFFRVDTNRSRKEGGTGLGLSIVKHIARLHSGEVSVAPNPNGGSIFSFVFPKK; encoded by the coding sequence ATGCGTAGTTTCTTTTCAACCCTCCTTCTTCTCAACTGGGGTCTTTTGCTTGTTCTTTTGACTCTGGCTTTAGGTGTTTTTTATATCTATGACTTAGTTGTGCCCGCAGTGAGACCTCTGATTTTATTTGGGTTTGTTCTCATTGCAATCTTTGGAACATTTTATATTTCGACAAACATTGCAATGCGGGTCACAGATCCTCTAGCCACGGTTGAGAAAAAAACAAAGGAAATCAATGCAGGAGATTTTGGTGTTGAATTATCTTCGCCTGATATCCGTGAGTTGGCGACACTTGCATCCTCAATTAATGAAATGGCAAGACGACTCAAGGTTCAATTTTTGGATCTAACGGTTGAAAAAGAAAAATTTAATTATTTACTTCAAAATTTAAAGGAAGGTGTTTTTGCGATTGATCGAAATCATAATTTTTTGTTTTTAAATCGAAATATCGCAGAGACACTTATCGAAAAAAATTCCCAATTTAAAGAATATGCACCTTCTATTAAAAACAAAGAACTTCTGAATTTTATCTCAGATAAAATTAAATCAGGAAAAGAAGGAAAAACAGAATTCCAAGATGGTTTGCATTTTTATACAGCAAGGATTTATCCTATCAAATCTGATGCGATGGTACAACTCTACATTGGAGTGATTTCCGATATTACAGAAGATAGACAAAACCAACTAATCCGAGAACAATTTTTTCAGAATGCCTCCCATGAATTAAAAACTCCCATCACATCAATCAAAGGTTATGCGGAAACTTTGGAATACAAATTAAAGTTAGCTCCAGAGTCAAACGAACGGAAGTTTTTAGATGCTATACTTAGAAACACAGAAAGGCTCATTCGAATTGTTGAAGATATGTTGACTGTTTCTAGATTAGAGAATCACAAAACTGTTTTGAATCTTACGAATGTATCTCTATTTGATCTGGTGAAAAATGTATCCGAGTCGCTTGGAGTACTTTATTCGCAAAAAAAGCAAAATTTAGTATTGGATATACCGACAAACCTAACCGTTCGCGCAGATCGTTTATTATTGGAAGATTTACTTGTAAATTTAATCTCGAATGCTTCCGCCTATAGCCCGGAAGGTTCGGATGTGATTGTAAAAGCCACTACAACCGAAGAATCCAATGTCATCCAAGTGATTGATCACGGGATTGGTATATCACCAGAAGATGCAGAACGCATCTTTGAACGTTTCTTCCGAGTGGATACCAATCGATCCAGAAAGGAAGGAGGAACTGGACTTGGCCTCTCCATCGTGAAACACATCGCAAGGCTCCACTCTGGGGAAGTGTCCGTAGCTCCCAATCCGAACGGTGGTTCCATCTTCTCCTTTGTTTTTCCTAAAAAATAG
- the argJ gene encoding bifunctional glutamate N-acetyltransferase/amino-acid acetyltransferase ArgJ, protein MKYPLGFYSFGKNIGIKDSSLDFAVIYSEVRCHAAAVFTRNNFPGAPIYVGRDHIKDGFLQAIVINSKNSNVATGEKGIQDSYQICETLAKSLGITKEDILPSSTGVIGVPLPIEKILSACAVAKENLKPGNLDEVAEAIMTTDTKKKISYRPINYEGKEGVMYGIAKGAGMIEPNMATMLSYILCDFLPESKDLKGILKRVVDQTYNCITIDSDTSTSDTVVLMCSGKLGTIPDHDFELVLKEIATDLSKKIARDGEGASKLIELTVKKGRDENQVTKIGKSILNSPLVKTAIYGGDPNWGRFIMAIGKVFDEPIPYEHLEIQLGGISVKGASNETKSKLAEYLKSNEEIFITVELNTGNSEKTFWSCDFTEGYIQENAYYTT, encoded by the coding sequence ATGAAGTATCCTTTGGGATTTTACTCCTTTGGCAAAAACATTGGTATCAAAGATTCAAGTTTAGATTTTGCAGTGATTTATTCTGAGGTGCGTTGCCACGCAGCAGCGGTGTTCACTCGGAATAATTTTCCAGGAGCGCCTATTTATGTTGGTCGTGATCACATCAAAGATGGATTTTTACAAGCCATCGTTATCAATTCAAAAAATTCAAATGTAGCAACGGGTGAAAAAGGGATCCAAGATTCTTATCAAATCTGTGAGACCTTGGCAAAATCCCTAGGAATAACCAAGGAAGATATTTTACCCTCTTCTACTGGCGTCATCGGAGTTCCTCTTCCCATCGAAAAAATTCTATCTGCATGCGCTGTTGCCAAAGAAAATTTAAAACCAGGTAACTTGGATGAGGTGGCAGAAGCCATCATGACCACCGATACGAAGAAAAAAATATCATACCGCCCCATCAATTATGAAGGGAAAGAAGGAGTTATGTACGGAATAGCAAAAGGAGCTGGGATGATCGAACCAAATATGGCTACCATGTTGTCCTATATCCTTTGTGATTTTTTACCAGAATCCAAAGATCTGAAAGGAATTTTAAAACGGGTGGTAGACCAAACTTACAATTGTATCACCATCGACTCTGACACATCCACAAGTGATACCGTTGTACTTATGTGTTCTGGAAAACTCGGAACCATTCCTGATCATGATTTTGAATTGGTACTAAAAGAAATTGCAACGGATCTTTCCAAAAAAATTGCAAGAGATGGAGAGGGTGCCAGTAAGTTAATTGAACTCACTGTAAAAAAAGGAAGAGACGAGAACCAAGTTACCAAAATTGGAAAGTCGATCCTCAACTCACCACTTGTGAAAACAGCAATTTATGGCGGAGATCCGAACTGGGGTCGATTCATTATGGCAATTGGAAAAGTGTTTGATGAGCCAATTCCCTATGAACATCTAGAAATTCAATTGGGTGGAATTTCAGTCAAAGGAGCAAGTAACGAAACCAAATCGAAGTTAGCCGAATATTTGAAATCCAACGAAGAAATCTTTATCACTGTAGAACTCAATACGGGTAATTCTGAAAAAACATTCTGGAGTTGTGATTTTACAGAAGGATATATCCAAGAGAACGCATACTATACAACATGA
- a CDS encoding PP2C family protein-serine/threonine phosphatase has translation MRELAITILSSLLFFLILFFSFIGIQNSNKRLPFYYYPSGLIVNIGEVNRTHWGNSIVSNDLEQFEAIQDFSNIDNHSLKIKKPNGEIYEAEFQLENLHKTDVLGVFFSDLFLAFFSLAIAVYFYYSTRDALIFGFFFNFGLIILSNVFVLAFKNSIFLFILTLYLGSFLQYHLIYRLRGKEINSKWLLPQVLISFIMAMIASQERYDMVLIERIAIVAHAITVLFGSINIIANLFELVRSKPQGEALFKRLVLVFSIVLYVALPTSILFFDGFPWFYVHRAFFISTYLLFILSFFYGTYRYTFVPSFVIFTPSIVTLILVGIILGTYIGCIFALDYLFPIRYLKDRWVFNFIFLFLVTAYLIPLKLKVKELFDYWFFEQNPKLSAGINKITALLSSPLSMRKTIFTINKTVKETVNVSNLIILIPGDQFANTDLRNIDFMRISPQSEIWNYFKSTDRVTVTSHLEYGIGLRETLYNFLKGLHVQLAFPAYDSSSNKKNIQAMILIGEKLDKKYFSIGELKFINEVVKISGMLLENYSLLEDEIQKRKIVRDIQTASIVDNMLRVILPSEVKGIDYGYISKPAVGISGDYLDIIPISNTKMIVLLGDVAGHGLGTGFLVSAIKGIVREQLRNGTSLEGLFREINSFFRARYKGNEFMTLLGGIFDSTSNVFKYVNAGHLSLIEMRADGQIKLHSKTQRVLGILETDYHVLELKLLPGTKLFLYSDGITEAFSERDEIFGEDTLIDFLHYNADKTVKELPALLDQRMTQFRGNRDQSDDITFIGLSFTPN, from the coding sequence ATGAGAGAACTTGCGATTACAATCCTCTCTTCACTTCTCTTTTTTTTGATCTTATTTTTTTCTTTTATTGGAATCCAAAATAGTAATAAACGGCTTCCCTTTTACTATTACCCATCTGGTTTAATTGTGAATATTGGGGAAGTCAATCGAACACATTGGGGAAATTCTATAGTTTCAAATGATTTAGAACAATTTGAAGCAATACAAGATTTTTCGAACATCGATAATCATAGCTTAAAAATTAAAAAACCAAATGGGGAAATCTATGAAGCAGAATTCCAATTAGAAAATCTACATAAAACAGATGTGTTAGGAGTCTTTTTTTCTGATTTATTTCTAGCATTCTTTAGTTTAGCCATTGCTGTTTACTTTTACTACTCCACACGCGACGCTCTTATCTTCGGATTTTTTTTCAATTTCGGTTTAATCATCTTATCAAATGTTTTTGTTTTAGCCTTCAAAAATTCGATTTTTTTATTCATTCTTACTTTATATTTAGGGAGTTTTCTCCAATACCATCTCATCTATCGCCTACGAGGGAAAGAAATTAACTCCAAATGGCTTTTACCTCAAGTATTGATTTCTTTTATCATGGCAATGATTGCATCCCAAGAAAGATACGATATGGTATTGATCGAACGTATCGCTATTGTGGCACATGCGATTACTGTTTTATTTGGTTCTATCAATATCATCGCTAATCTTTTTGAACTAGTTCGCTCCAAACCACAAGGAGAAGCACTTTTCAAACGATTGGTTTTAGTGTTTTCAATTGTTTTATACGTAGCACTTCCCACCAGTATTTTGTTTTTTGATGGATTCCCTTGGTTCTATGTTCATAGAGCATTTTTCATTTCCACATATCTTCTTTTTATATTAAGTTTTTTTTACGGTACGTATCGTTATACATTTGTTCCATCCTTTGTCATCTTTACACCTAGTATTGTTACGCTCATATTAGTAGGAATTATTTTAGGTACTTATATTGGATGTATCTTTGCTTTGGATTATTTATTTCCAATTCGTTATCTAAAAGACCGTTGGGTATTTAACTTTATCTTTCTATTTTTAGTCACTGCGTATTTGATCCCTCTTAAATTGAAAGTAAAGGAGCTATTCGATTATTGGTTCTTTGAACAAAATCCAAAACTAAGCGCTGGCATTAATAAAATTACCGCCCTATTATCTTCGCCTCTTTCCATGAGAAAAACCATTTTCACAATCAATAAGACAGTGAAGGAAACAGTAAACGTTTCCAATCTCATCATCCTTATCCCAGGAGATCAATTTGCGAATACAGACTTACGTAATATCGATTTTATGCGTATCTCGCCTCAATCTGAGATTTGGAACTATTTCAAGAGTACCGACCGAGTCACGGTAACCTCACATTTAGAATATGGAATTGGACTTCGGGAAACACTTTATAATTTTTTGAAGGGATTACATGTACAATTGGCATTCCCTGCTTATGATTCTTCATCCAATAAGAAGAATATCCAAGCGATGATTTTGATCGGCGAAAAATTAGATAAAAAGTATTTTTCGATCGGAGAATTAAAATTCATCAATGAAGTAGTCAAAATCTCCGGGATGCTGCTTGAAAACTACAGTTTACTTGAAGATGAAATTCAAAAACGAAAAATAGTAAGAGACATCCAAACAGCATCGATCGTTGACAATATGTTACGTGTTATCCTTCCAAGTGAAGTCAAAGGTATTGATTATGGTTACATTTCCAAACCCGCGGTTGGCATCTCAGGAGACTATTTAGATATTATCCCGATTTCAAACACTAAGATGATTGTTTTGTTAGGTGACGTTGCAGGACATGGACTCGGTACTGGATTTTTAGTCAGTGCCATTAAAGGAATTGTTAGAGAACAACTTCGAAATGGTACATCCCTAGAAGGATTATTTCGAGAAATCAATTCCTTCTTTCGCGCAAGATACAAAGGGAATGAATTTATGACTCTTCTTGGTGGAATATTTGATTCCACTTCCAATGTTTTTAAGTATGTCAATGCAGGTCACCTCTCCCTCATCGAAATGCGAGCAGATGGACAAATCAAATTGCATTCCAAAACGCAACGAGTTCTAGGAATCCTAGAAACAGATTATCATGTTTTAGAATTAAAGTTATTACCTGGAACAAAACTCTTCCTCTATTCGGACGGCATTACAGAAGCCTTTAGCGAACGAGATGAAATCTTTGGTGAAGACACTCTCATCGATTTTTTGCATTACAATGCAGATAAAACGGTAAAAGAACTTCCAGCCCTGCTCGACCAAAGAATGACACAATTTCGGGGAAATCGCGACCAATCAGATGATATTACATTTATTGGTCTCTCTTTTACCCCGAACTAG
- a CDS encoding M50 family metallopeptidase — MAEKPVKFVIFLSLILSLVAFWDHQFTSYLKEFVVLIHEICHATAALFSGGVVKGITLHGNEGGETIAVPASFRGSFILVVSAGYIGSSLVGAFLLRLGFQGRHARQTMILFGLFLISVSVLYSKLGDLAYFTGIFWGVGILVLGMLGETISILSLVFLGTSISLYSLYDLSDFADRLTETDAGILAFWMAGLGPEDLQNEEIPTVVLILGYLIATLWSLLSIGIIFMSLRSSLSHEETHHSADPVEQFERFPGELSPEAKLWLEKRGVDPESGIVLPPNLFFDPPSKDNQG, encoded by the coding sequence ATGGCAGAAAAACCCGTTAAGTTTGTCATTTTTTTATCTCTAATCCTCAGTCTTGTCGCGTTTTGGGATCACCAATTCACTTCTTACTTAAAAGAATTTGTGGTGCTCATCCATGAAATCTGCCATGCAACTGCTGCTCTTTTTAGTGGCGGAGTTGTGAAAGGCATCACCCTCCACGGGAATGAAGGAGGAGAAACCATTGCCGTTCCGGCTTCGTTTCGCGGATCCTTTATCCTTGTTGTTTCTGCAGGATACATCGGTTCTTCACTAGTAGGCGCATTTTTATTACGCTTAGGATTCCAAGGTCGTCATGCTCGCCAAACCATGATTTTGTTTGGATTATTTCTCATCTCTGTCAGCGTTTTATATTCCAAATTGGGTGATTTAGCATACTTTACGGGTATTTTTTGGGGAGTCGGAATTCTAGTTCTCGGTATGTTAGGCGAAACAATTTCGATCCTATCTCTCGTTTTTTTAGGAACAAGTATATCACTGTATTCTTTGTATGATCTTTCAGACTTTGCGGATCGATTGACAGAAACAGATGCTGGAATCCTTGCATTTTGGATGGCGGGACTTGGTCCTGAAGATCTGCAAAATGAAGAAATCCCAACGGTTGTCCTCATCCTCGGATATTTGATCGCAACTCTCTGGTCACTTTTGAGCATTGGGATTATTTTTATGTCCCTACGTTCGTCTCTGTCTCATGAGGAAACACACCACAGTGCGGATCCAGTAGAACAATTTGAACGATTTCCAGGAGAACTCTCTCCTGAAGCGAAACTTTGGCTGGAAAAGCGAGGTGTGGATCCAGAAAGCGGGATCGTTCTGCCTCCCAACCTCTTCTTCGATCCACCTTCCAAAGACAACCAAGGTTAG
- a CDS encoding UDP-glucuronic acid decarboxylase family protein, translated as MAKRILITGGAGFIGSHLAETLLNAGNKIIVLDNFHTGRKENLTHLLSHPNFELIRHDITDPIKLEVDQIYNMACPASPVHYQSNPIKTIKTNVLGMMNMLGLAKRVKARILQASTSEVYGNPLEHPQTESYWGNVNTIGIRSCYDEGKRVAETLCFDYHRQHAVDIRVIRIFNTYGPRMIPDDGRVVSNFIVQALRGEDITIYGDGSQTRSFCYVDDLVRGIIDMMNVENFVGPVNLGNDGEFTVKELAELVIKETGSKSKIIYLPLPQDDPTRRKPNLSLAKEKLNYTTTVPLVEGVKKTIEYFSKRV; from the coding sequence ATGGCAAAAAGAATTCTCATCACAGGCGGAGCTGGGTTCATCGGTTCTCATCTCGCAGAAACGTTACTCAATGCTGGAAATAAGATCATTGTTTTGGACAATTTTCACACTGGTCGTAAGGAAAATTTAACTCACTTACTTTCCCATCCTAATTTTGAACTGATACGTCATGATATTACTGATCCAATCAAATTGGAAGTAGATCAAATTTATAATATGGCATGTCCAGCCTCACCAGTCCATTACCAAAGTAATCCTATCAAAACGATCAAAACCAATGTATTAGGAATGATGAATATGTTGGGCCTTGCCAAACGTGTGAAAGCGAGGATCTTACAGGCAAGTACATCTGAAGTTTATGGAAATCCATTGGAACATCCGCAAACAGAATCCTATTGGGGTAATGTAAATACAATTGGAATTCGTAGCTGTTACGATGAAGGAAAACGTGTCGCAGAAACCTTATGTTTTGATTATCACAGACAACATGCTGTTGATATTCGCGTCATTCGGATCTTCAATACTTACGGCCCAAGAATGATTCCAGATGATGGTCGTGTTGTTAGTAACTTCATTGTACAAGCATTACGTGGTGAAGACATTACCATTTATGGTGATGGAAGCCAAACACGTTCATTTTGTTATGTTGATGACCTTGTCAGAGGTATTATCGATATGATGAATGTTGAAAATTTTGTAGGACCCGTCAATTTAGGAAACGATGGTGAATTTACTGTCAAAGAATTAGCAGAACTTGTTATCAAAGAAACTGGGAGCAAATCTAAAATCATTTATTTGCCTCTCCCTCAAGACGATCCCACAAGAAGAAAACCAAACCTAAGTTTGGCGAAAGAAAAATTGAATTATACTACTACTGTTCCACTCGTGGAAGGTGTAAAAAAGACCATCGAATATTTTAGCAAAAGAGTATAA